One Eremothecium cymbalariae DBVPG#7215 chromosome 2, complete sequence DNA window includes the following coding sequences:
- the RRT12 gene encoding Rrt12p (similar to Ashbya gossypii AAR069W), translating into MIYKRTLIWLLTISLLSNSIHAEEYVITLKTPKTLNKLLDVGVGNRTLKQILDSRIKQRFSFGKFEAITVDIPPFIVETLTENKWISHISLNEEYNLLDDSYNNPDRGDAGHVNRNGTEAVIKPGTETEPGNGIEEEEDQDDEGEGDGEAEDEANDGDESSDGEGDESGKQPDAEGGDDGSEEKPGDDGDGDGEDGSENDEGKPEDDKPEENNPAPNDGGDGGDVEPIDGGDGDGDGGDDGDRGDRDENKPDDNGGNPPVSDPDITIAMQSGAPRHLARNCRRSGLPFDTSGSKDYEFNYYYDAEHLGETVNVYILDSGIHKSHPEFEGRAVFGIDTTNEGPGDLNGHGTHVAGLVGSKTYGAAKKATIYEVKVMTVDGRGSTSNIIAGVEFAVKHCQQSGKKCVANMSLGGLSFGHSALDSAVEAAIEEGLVFVVAAGNSKERACWYSPAKVKTAITVGAFDDRSDIIASFSNYGKCVDIFAPGVAVSSLSNSPYNTVRVLNGTSMSAPITAGVVAVLLDQGVKHEDVKERLIDLSTKGVFHRRRLVSSRTPDRTLFNGVPQEDDVFNAIEYPFEDEDTYIKFIGDDFKKVQGPSLFRKVLKSSLSKVI; encoded by the coding sequence ATGATATACAAGAGGACCCTTATTTGGCTCTTAACCATTTCACTACTATCTAACTCTATTCATGCAGAGGAATATGTTATCACCTTAAAGACGCCCAAGACTTTGAATAAGTTGTTAGACGTCGGAGTTGGTAATCGTACACTAAAACAAATACTTGATTCTAGGATAAAGCAAAGGTTTTCATTTGGTAAATTTGAGGCCATCACGGTAGACATTCCACCGTTCATTGTGGAGACGTTGACGGAAAACAAGTGGATATCCCATATTTCTCTTAATGAAGAGTATAACCTATTGGACGACAGTTATAACAATCCGGACAGAGGCGATGCGGGTCATGTAAATCGTAATGGAACTGAAGCAGTGATAAAGCCTGGCACTGAAACTGAGCCTGGCAACggaattgaagaagaggaggatcaagatgatgaaggtgaGGGTGATGGCGAGGCGGAAGATGAAGCGAACGATGGTGATGAATCCAGTGATGGCGAGGGAGACGAGAGCGGTAAGCAACCGGATGCTGAAGGGGGAGATGATGGTTCAGAAGAAAAACCAGGCGATGATGGCGATGGCGACGGTGAAGACGGTtctgaaaatgatgaggGAAAGCCAGAAGATGATAAGCCAGAAGAAAACAACCCTGCTCCCAACGATGGCGGAGATGGCGGGGATGTCGAACCCATAGATGGAGGTGATGGCGATGGTGATGGAGGTGATGATGGCGACCGGGGAGACAGGGATGAGAACAAGCCTGATGATAATGGAGGTAATCCACCAGTGAGTGACCCGGATATTACTATTGCGATGCAATCAGGCGCTCCTAGACACTTGGCTAGGAATTGCAGGAGATCTGGTTTACCTTTTGACACGAGCGGAAGTAAAGATTACGAATTTAACTATTATTACGATGCGGAACACTTGGGAGAAACTGTGAACGTGTACATTTTAGACAGCGGTATTCATAAATCCCATCCTGAGTTTGAAGGTCGCGCTGTGTTTGGTATAGACACAACCAACGAGGGTCCTGGGGATTTGAATGGACATGGTACACATGTGGCGGGGTTGGTTGGTTCTAAAACCTATGGAGCTGCTAAGAAAGCTACTATATACGAAGTGAAGGTAATGACTGTCGATGGCAGAGGCAGCACATCGAATATTATTGCTGGTGTAGAGTTTGCTGTAAAACACTGCCAACAAAGTGGTAAGAAATGTGTTGCTAACATGAGTCTTGGAGGTTTAAGTTTTGGACACAGTGCATTGGATAGTGCGGTGGAGGCGGCCATTGAAGAGGGCCtagtttttgttgttgctgcagGTAATTCCAAAGAAAGGGCTTGTTGGTACAGCCCCGCCAAAGTCAAAACGGCCATAACGGTTGGCGCGTTTGATGATCGTTCAGATATAATTGCATCTTTCTCTAACTATGGTAAGTGTGTGGATATATTTGCCCCCGGTGTTGCTGTATCATCTTTATCCAATAGTCCTTACAACACGGTACGTGTATTGAACGGGACTTCTATGTCTGCCCCAATTACTGCTGGTGTCGTCGCAGTTTTACTAGATCAAGGCGTCAAACATGAAGATGTAAAAGAACGTTTAATTGATCTTTCAACCAAAGGCGTCTTCCACAGGAGGAGATTAGTGAGTTCCAGAACTCCAGACCGCACATTATTCAACGGTGTTCCTCAGGAAGACGACGTATTCAATGCCATAGAGTATCcatttgaagatgaagacaCATACATCAAATTCATCGGAGACGATTTCAAGAAAGTCCAAGGGCCTTCATTGTTCAGAAAAGTATTGAAATCGTCACTAAGTAAAGTCATTTAA
- the TIM23 gene encoding protein transporter TIM23 (similar to Ashbya gossypii AAR070C) translates to MSFLFGKKKNEVQVEEDGSRLQDTLGFDPNQVTNVANIIGTPGVLDVSRLHPLAGLERGVEYLDLEDEKLSNMEGSQGLIPSRGWTDDLCYGTGAVYLTGLGLGGTYGFLEGLKNIPPKSPGKLQLNTVLNHVTRRGPFLGNNAGVLALVYNLVNSTIASFRGKHDTVGSMTAGALSGAIFKSSKGLKPMGYASGTMMLAAAGWSSVKSLL, encoded by the coding sequence ATgtcatttttatttggtaAGAAAAAAAACGAGGTGCAGGTGGAGGAGGACGGGAGTCGGTTACAAGATACTTTAGGGTTTGATCCCAATCAAGTAACAAATGTTGCTAATATCATCGGGACGCCTGGGGTGTTAGATGTGTCTAGATTGCATCCATTGGCCGGGTTGGAACGGGGGGTTGAGTACCtggatttggaagatgagAAGCTGTCAAATATGGAGGGATCTCAGGGATTGATTCCTTCCAGGGGGTGGACAGATGACTTGTGTTACGGGACCGGGGCGGTGTACTTGACGGGACTTGGGTTGGGAGGCACGTATGGGTTCTTGGAGGGGCTGAAGAATATTCCTCCCAAGTCACCAGGGAAGTTGCAGTTGAACACAGTGTTGAATCATGTCACGAGGAGGGGGCCATTTTTAGGAAATAACGCGGGGGTGCTAGCGTTGGTGTATAACTTGGTGAATTCTACGATTGCTTCATTTCGTGGCAAACATGACACTGTGGGCTCTATGACGGCAGGTGCACTGTCAGGTGCCATTTTTAAGTCATCTAAGGGGTTGAAACCAATGGGGTACGCGTCAGGGACGATGATGTTGGCTGCTGCGGGGTGGAGCAGTGTTAAGTCTCTTCTGTAG